The following proteins are encoded in a genomic region of Cryptococcus neoformans var. neoformans JEC21 chromosome 2 sequence:
- a CDS encoding racemase, putative: MPKQWPTIVKLETFIPSAHGSGGDYHRQGGDHWIVQGNISCPMHKYEEYKVSRTSWGIGVLGSIFVKVHASDGTVGYATGFGGPPACWLIEEHFKRFIVGQDPRDTNKMWDQMFRASMFYGRKGLPLAAISVVDLAIWDLLGKIRGEPIYKMIGGRTKKDIPLYLTGPRPEVAKKLGFWGSKVALPHGPPDGHEGIRKNVEYLKACKEAVGPDYPVQVDCYMSLDVPYTIALVKACEKAGVEINWWEEVLHPDDFDGHIKLKEALPYVKFTTGEHEYSKYGFRKLIENRAVDIIQPDVMWLGGLTELIKVAAMAAAYDIPVVPHGSGPYSFQAIMSFPNSDFCEYIANSPDGKSIEPSFGNLFLNEVLPRNGRVDLTDEPGFGLELNPSAELVPYKSFFTPSKSLGAAGEVEDDGKAKVNGKH; encoded by the exons ATGCCTAAGCAGTGGCCTACTATC GTTAAGCTTGAGACTTTCATTCCCAGTGCCCATGGTTCTGGTGGTGACTATCACCG CCAAGGCGGTGATCACTGGA TCGTCCAAGGGAACATTTCATGTCCTATGCACAAATACGAAGAGTACAAAGTCTCCCGCACTTCATGGGGCATTGGCGTCCTCGGTAGTATTTTCG TGAAGGTACATGCCTCTGATGGTACTGTCGGTTATGCGACTGGTTTCGGTGGCCCCCCCGCCTGTTGGCTCATCGAAGAGCATTTCAAACGATTCATCGTCGGCCAAGATCCTCGAGATACCAACAAAATGTGGGATCAGATGTTCCGAGCTTCCATGTTCTACGGCCGAAAAG GTCTCCCTCTTGCTGCCATCTCCGTTGTCGATCTCGCCATTTGGGATCTCCTCGGCAAGATTCGTGGTGAACCTATCTACAAAATGATCGGTGGTCGAACCAAGAAAGATATTCCTCTCTACCTTACCGGTCCCCGTCCTGAAGTCGCCAAGAAGCTCGGTTTCTGGGGATCCAAGGTCGCCCTCCCTCATGGCCCTCCCGACGGACATGAAGGTATCAGGAAGAATGTGGAATATTTAAAGGCATGTAAGGAGGCGGTCGGGCCGGATTACCCTGTGCAGGTGGACTGTTATATGAGTCTGGATGTGCCTTATACTATTGCGCTGGTCAAA GCTTGTGAGAAAGCCGGCGTCGAGATTAACTGGTGGGAAGAGGTTCTTCACCCTGACGACTTCGACGGGCatatcaagctcaaggaagCTCTTCCTTATGTCAAATTCACAACTGGCGAACATGAGTATTCCAA GTATGGTTTCCGAAAACTCATTGAAAATCGCGCTGTAGACATCATCCAACCCGATGTAATGTGGCTCGGTGGTCTTACCGAGCTGATCAAAGTTGCCGC GATGGCCGCTGCATACGATATCCCCGTCGTTCCCCATGGTTCTGGTCCATATTCTTTCCAAGCTATCATGTCTTTCCCCAACTCTGATTTCTGCGAGTACATC GCTAACTCTCCGGACGGAAAATCCATTGAACCCTCTTTTGGTAACTTATTCCTCAACGAAGTCCTCCCCCGCAATGGCCGTGTCGACCTCACGGACGAACCCGGATTTGGCCTTGAACTCAACCCTTCCGCCGAGCTTGTGCCCTATAAGAGCTTCTTCACACCTTCCAAGAGTTTGGGTGCTGCTGGAGAAGTTGAGGACGATGGCAAGGCGAAGGTTAATGGCAAGCATTAA
- a CDS encoding glucose 1-dehydrogenase, putative, giving the protein MSFGLLQGKVVAITGCSTGIGRAIAIGAAKNGANVVLHHLGDSTASDIAQVQEECKQAGAKTVVVPGDIAEAKTANEIVSAAVSSFSRIDVLISNAGICPFHSFLDLPHPLWKRVQDVNLNGSFYVVQAVANQMAKQEPKGGSIVAVSSISALMGGGEQCHYTPTKAGIKSLMESCAIALGPMGIRCNSVLPGTIETNINKEDLSNPEKRADQIRRVPLGRLGKPEDLVGPTLFFASDLSNYCTGASVLVDGGMAISLQ; this is encoded by the exons ATGTCCTTCGGTCTACTCCAGGGTAAAGTCGTCGCCATCACAGGCTGCTCAACAGGTATCGGGCGAGCCATTGCCATCG GCGCTGCAAAAAATGGGGCCAATGTCGTTCTGCACCATCTTGGGGATTCGACCGCTAGCGATATCGCTCAAGTCCAAGAAGAATGTAAACAAGCTGGCGCAAAGACTGTGGTGGTACCAGGCGACATTGCTGAAGCTAAAACTGCCAACGAG ATCGTCTCAGCCGccgtctcctccttctcccgcATCGACGTCCTCATTTCCAATGCCGGTATCTGCCCCTTCCACTCCTTTCTTGACCTTCCTCACCCTCTATGGAAACGCGTGCAAGATGTCAACCTAAACGGTTCTTTCTACGTTGTTCAAGCGGTTGCTAATCAGATGGCAAAGCAAGAGCCTAAAGGAGGGAGTATCGTTGCGGTGAGCAGTATCTCGGCTTTGATGGGCGGTGGCGAGCAGTGTCATTACACACCGACAAAAGCCGGAATCAAGAGTTTGATGGAGAGTTGTGCGATTGCGTTGGGGCCAATGGGGATTAGGTGTAACTCTGTTCTTCCTG GGACTATCGAAACGAACATCAACAAAGAAGACCTTTCCAACCCCGAGAAACGAGCAGACCAAATTCGACGTGTCCCCCTTGGCAGATTGGGTAAACCGGAAGATCTCGTAGGACCTACTCTATTCTTTGCGAGTGATTTGAGCAACTATTGCACCGGAGCGAGCGTGCTGGTAGATGGCGGAATGGCGATTTCTCTTCAGTAA
- a CDS encoding gag-pol polyprotein, putative, producing the protein MSEPKEETASAKISPLMGEDNYSDWSFDIQAYLLGLCLMSTLHETPVLHIPVTVPTGDPNQSPRVLTTDELNTLNAKIQNQHRAYSIVIRYLSPQVKAALSAEVKNLLEPNPKLLWEELNRSYSKATGHRVGELYSILWTTRIPEGADPRPYLATLRSALAQLKQTQSVDDQQCAYAMLHALPASFRPIKQLLWAQTKFSTSDVIAQVSGEWVRAQGDVAEEAGMALLAQSKSTVNSKRRKEKKGDNAGESQYCIWHGPSRHSSKDCWVEHRQKEIKAGKVAEAKLAEADTYKSDVSSAYLAQTTAPNLSSPSTTFVIDSGATDHMVSDPSLLHDVRHASTEHIRIGDGSLLPSTQRGSITIQGVDFHNVLVVPGLDWNLLSACRMPTGAQWLFTRRAALLLDASGKILLASDFSDKGLYTLQIGIVA; encoded by the exons ATGTCTGAGCCCAAGGAAGAAACGGCCTCGGCCAAGATTTCTCCGCTTATGGGGGAAGACAACTATAGTGATTGGAGTTTCGATATCCAAGCCTACCTCCTTGGACTCTGTCTTATGTCCACTCTTCATGAAACTCCTGTTCTTCATATCCCTGTCACAGTTCCTACCGGTGACCCCAACCAATCTCCTCGAGTTCTCACTACTGATGAGCTCAATACCCTCAATGCCAAAATTCAAAACCAACACCGGGCCTACTCCATCGTTATTCGATATCTTTCTCCCCAAGTAAAGGCTGCCTTATCAGCTGAGGTGAAAAATCTTCTTGAACCAAATCCCAAACTACTCTGGGAAGAGTTGAACCGATCATATTCAAAAGCCACTGGACATAGAGTTGGAGAACTTTACTCTATTCTCTGGACCACTCGAATTCCGGAAGGTGCCGATCCTCGTCCCTACCTTGCAACCCTTCGCTCTGCGCTCGCCCAACTGAAGCAGACACAGTCTGTCGATGACCAACAGTGTGCATATGCCATGTTACATGCTCTACCGGCGAGCTTCCGCCCAATCAAACAACTTCTGTGGGCTCAGACGAAGTTCTCCACTTCAGATGTTATTGCCCAGGTTTCTGGCGAGTGGGTCCGAGCCCAAGGAGATGTCGCAGAGGAGGCCGGGATGGCCCTATTGGCACAGTCGAAATCAACAGTGAATAgtaagagaaggaaagaaaaaaagggggacAATGCTGGGGAGAGTCAGTATTGTATCTGGCATGGTCCAAGTAGACACTCATCAAAGGACTGTTGGGTCGAACACCgtcaaaaagaaatcaaGGCAGGAAAGGTAGCCGAAGCTAAGCTAGCCGAGGCTGACACATACAAGTCGGATGTGTCATCTGCCTATTTGGCACAAACCACTGCACCCAACCTCTCTTcgccctccaccacctttgTCATCGACTCTGGCGCGACCGACCATATGGTCTCCGATCCCTCCCTCCTGCACGACGTCCGCCATGCCTCCACGGAACACATTCGCATCGGCGATGGATCCCTACTCCCGTCAACCCAAAGAGGCAGTATCACCATTCAAGGTGTTGACTTCCACAATGTCTTAGTGGTCCCTGGTCTTGACTGGAACCTCCTCTCCGCTTGTAGAATGCCTACCGGTGCGCAGTGGCTTTTCACCCGACGGGCTGCTCTCCTGCTCGACGCCTCTGGTAAAATCCTCCTAGCCTCTGATTTTTCCGACAAAGGGCTCTACACCCTTCAG ATTGGCATTGTCGCCTAG
- a CDS encoding xenobiotic-transporting ATPase, putative codes for MAFAGVGAMGPYDRTEHSAGAALNRTTSRSHYYDDHPNDNLPSPTDEYRNRELGQLARSWSRRSQTGALGPGFSQAPQGESIAEELTGDVFTYQKDSDLDPFSSNFNPKKWTKLMFRAHETTSPPRKAGLSFKNLGVFGYGSDADYQKTVGNLALAGLGALRDLIGNRKRKVQILNGIDGVIEAGEMLVVLGPPGSGCSTMLKTIAGEMNGIYIDESSELNYRGITPKQMYGQFRGEAIYTAEVDVHFPNLTVGQTLSFAAEARAPRHTPNGIPKKDYAKHLRDVVMSVFGITHTLNTIVGNDFVRGVSGGERKRVTIAEAALAGAPLQCWDNSTRGLDSANAIEFCKNLRINADYMDISSVVAIYQAPQRAYDLFDKVSVLYEGEQIFFGKCTEAKQFFVDMGFHCPSQQTVPDFLTSLTSASERTPREGFEGKVPTTPQEFAAAWKKSNKYAELQEQIAQFEQKYPVHGENYDKFLESRRAQQSKHLRAKSPYTLSYGGQVKLCLRRGFQRLRADPSLTLTQLFGNFIMALIVGSVFYNMPSNTTSFYSRGALLFFAILMSAFGSALEILILYAQRGIVEKHSRYAFYHPSTEAIASALTDIPYKVLNCICFNLALYFMANLRREPGPFFFFMLISFTLTMVMSMFFRSIASLSRSLTQALAPAAIMILALVIYTGFAINVQNMRGWARWINYLDPIAYGFESLMINEFHDREYACSVFVPTGPGYEGATGEERVCSTVGSVAGSSVVNGDAYINGSYEYYHAHKWRNFGILIGFFLFLTAVYLLATELITAKKSKGEILVFPRGKIPRTLLAQSTASHNSDDPEPGKYAGGGNVQTKVTGADRADAGIIQRQTAIFSWKDVVYDIKIKKEQRRILDHVDGWVKPGTLTALMGVSGAGKTTLLDVLATRVTMGVVTGEMLVDGQQRDISFQRKTGYVQQQDLHLETSTVREALRFSVLLRQPNHISKEEKFEYVEEVLKLLEMDAYADAVVGVPGTGLNVEQRKRLTIGVELVAKPALLLFLDEPTSGLDSQTSWNILLLLRKLTEHGQAILCTIHQPSAMLFEQFDRLLFLAKGGKTVYFGEVGKESRTLINYFERNGAEKCPPGENPAEWMLSAIGASPGSQCTTDWHQTWLNSPEREEVRRELARIKETNGGKGDAAKQDKTQEKSKAEIKAEYAEFAAPLWKQFIIVVWRVWQQHWRTPSYIWAKAALCIGSGLFIGFSFFKSGTSQQGLQNQLFSVFMLFTIFGQLVQQMLPNFVTQRSLYEVRERPSKTYSWKVFIMSNVIAEIPWSILMGVVIYFTWYYPIGYYRNAIPTDAVHLRGALMFLYIEMFMLFTSTFAIMIVAGIDTAETAGNIANLLFLMCLIFCGVLATKETFPHFWIFMYRVSPFTYLVEGMLGVAIANTNIVCADNELLTFNPPSGRTCGQYMSNYIAAAGGYLTNEDATTGCSFCSMSETNAFLAQFDIYYSHKWRDFGLLWIFVIFNAVAAVAIYYVARVPKNTGKEQASEPEQLEKSAGLETTEKRSRRSEST; via the exons ATGGCTTTCGCAGGTGTCGGGGCCATGGGGCCGTATGACCGTACCGAGCACTCGGCTGGCGCTGCTCTTAACCGCACGACCTCTCGAAGTCACTATTACGACGATCACCCCAACGACAATCTTCCCTCCCCCACCGACGAGTATCGTAATCGCGAACTCGGTCAGCTTGCTCGATCATGGTCTCGACGATCCCAGACTGGCGCTCTAGGTCCTGGATTTTCACAAGCCCCTCAAGGCGAGTCTATTGCCGAAGAACTTACTGGCGACGTCTTTACTTACCAGAAAGACTCTGATCTCGACCCGTTCTCTAGCAACTTCAATCCGAAGAAGTGGACGAAGTTGATGTTCCGCGCTCATGAGACAACATCCCCCCCGAGGAAGGCGGGACTGTCTTTCAAGAATTTAGGGGTCTTTGGATATGGGTCTGATGCCG ACTACCAAAAGACCGTTGGCAATCTAGCTCTCGCAGGACTGGGAGCTCTCAGAGACTTGATCGGCAACCGCAAGCGCAAAGTGCAGATTTTGAATGGGATTGACGGTGTGATCGAGGCTGGTGAAATGCTAGTGGTGTTGGGGCCTCCTGGAAG CGGTTGTTCAACTATGCTCAAGACGATTGCGGGAGAAATGAACGGTATATACATCGATGAGTCTTCGGAACTTAACTATCGAG GTATCACTCCCAAGCAGATGTATGGTCAATTTCGAGGAGAGGCTATCTACACCGCCGAAGTAGATGTGCACTTCCCCAATCTTACAGTAGGGCAGACTTTATC TTTCGCTGCCGAAGCTAGGGCTCCCCGTCATACACCCAATGGCATTCCTAAGAAGGACTACGCTAAACATCTGCGAGATGTCGTCATGTCTGTTTTTGGTATCACTCACACTCTCAACACGATCGTTGGTAATGACTTCGTTCGAGGTGTTAGTG GTGGTGAACGAAAACGAGTGACTATTGCCGAGGCTGCTCTTGCCGGTGCTCCTCTTCAGTGTTGGGATAACTCCACCCGAGGCCTTGACTCCGCCAACGCCATCGAATTCTGTAAAAATCTTCGTATCAACGCTGATTATATGGACATATCTTCCGTTGTCGCCATCTATCAAGCGCCTCAAAGGGCTTACGACCTCTTCGACAAGGTCTCCGTCCTCTATGAAGGCGAGCAAATTTTCTTCGGCAAGTGTACTGAGGCGAAGCAGTTTTTCGTCGACATGGGATTCCATTGCCCTTCCCAACAAACCGTTCCCGACTTCCTAACCTCTCTTACCAGTGCTTCCGAGCGAACTCCCCGAGAAGGTTtcgaaggcaaggtacCAACTACACCTCAAGAATTTGCTGCTgcatggaagaagagtaacAAGTATGCCGAGCTCCAGGAGCAGATTGCGCAGTTTGAGCAAAAATATCCAGTTCATGGCGAGAACTACGATAAGTTCTTGGAATCTCGAAGGGCACAACAGTCGAAACATCT CCGGGCTAAGTCTCCTTATACCCTTTCCTACGGTGGCCAAGTAAAGCTCTGTCTTCGACGAGGCTTCCAGCGTCTGAGGGCGGATCCCAGTTTGACTCTTACCCAGTTGTTCGGTAACTTTATCATGGCTCTGATCGTAGGCTCTGTTTTCTATAACATGC CGTCAAATACCACCAGTTTCTACTCTCGAGGCGCTTTGTTGTTTTTTGCCATCTTGATGAGTGCTTTCGGTTCTGCACTTGAA ATTCTTATCCTATACGCTCAACGAGGGATCGTGGAGAAGCATTCACGATACGCCTTTTATCACCCGTCAACCGAAGCTATCGCATCTGCCCTTACCGATATACCGTATAAAGTCCTTAACTGTATCTGCTTCAACTTGGCGTTGTATTTCATGGCCAATCTTCGACGAGAGCCTG GGccatttttcttctttatGCTCATCAGTTTCACCCTTACTATGGTCATGTCCATGTTCTTCCGGTCTATCGCCAGCCTTAGTCGATCCTTGACCCAAGCTCTTGCGCCCGCGGCTATCATGATCCTCGCCCTCGTCATTTACACTGGTTTTGCGATCAATGTCCAGAACATGCGCGGCTGGGCTCGATGGATCAACTATCTTGACCCTATTGCTTATGGTTTTGAAAGCTTGATGATCAATGAGTTCCATGATCGAGAGTATGCTTGTTCCGTGTTCGTGCCTACGGGCCCTGGATATGAGGGAGCTACAGGTGAAGAGCGCGTCTGTTCTACCGTTGGTTCCGTTGCCGGATCTTCTGTGGTGAACGGTGACGCATATATCAATGGGTCGTACGAGTATTACCACGCTCATAAATGGAGGAATTTCGGTATCCTTATAggtttcttccttttcctgaCCGCTGTCTACCTACTTGCCACTG AGCTGATTACCGCCAAGAAATCAAAAGGTGAAATCCTCGTGTTCCCGCGTGGCAAAATCCCTCGCACTCTTCTAGCCCAATCGACTGCCTCGCATAACTCTGACGACCCTGAACCTGGAAAGTACGCTGGAGGAGGCAACGTACAAACGAAAGTTACAGGAGCAGACCGAGCAGATGCTGGTATCATCCAGCGACAAAcagccatcttctcttggAAAGATGTCGTTTACGATatcaaaatcaaaaaagAGCAAAGAAGGATTCTGGATCATGTTGATGGATGGGTAAAGCCTGGAACTCTCACAGCCCTCATG GGTGTATCTGGTGCCGGTAAAACCACGCTGCTTGACGTCTTGGCCACCCGTGTTACAATGGGTGTAGTTACTGGTGAGATGCTCGTTGACGGTCAGCAACGAGACATCTCTTTCCAACGAAAGACTGGTTATGTTCAACAGCAAGACCTCCACCTCGAGACCAGCACCGTTCGAGAAGCCCTTCGTTTCAGTGTTCTCCTTCGGCAGCCTAATCACATTagcaaggaggagaagtTTGAGTATGTGGAAGAGGTCTTGAAActtttggagatggatgcGTACGCCGATGCTGTCGTTGGTGTACCTGGTACTG GTCTTAATGTCGAACAACGGAAACGTCTCACCATCGGCGTCGAGCTCGTCGCTAAGCCtgccctccttcttttccttgacgAACCCACCTCTGGTCTTGATTCTCAAACTTCTTGGAatattcttctcctcctccgcaAACTCACTGAGCACGGTCAAGCTATCCTCTGTACAATCCACCAGCCTTCCGCCATGTTGTTTGAGCAATTCGAccgtcttcttttccttgccaagGGCGGCAAAACCGTCTATTTTGGCGAAGTAGGCAAAGAGTCAAGGACGTTAATCAATTACTTTGAAAGAAATGGCGCTGAGAAATGTCCTCCTGGAGAGAACCCGGCGGAATGGATGTTGTCAGCTATCGGTGCTTCGCCCGGCTCCCAGTGCACTACCGACTGGCATCAAACGTGGCTCAACAGTCCTGAGCGAGAAGAGGTCCGACGTGAGCTTGCTCGTATTAAAGAGACCAacggagggaagggagatgCTGCGAAGCAGGATAAGACCCAGGAGAAGAGTAAGGCTGAGATCAAGGCAGAATACGCAGAGTTTGCCGCGCCGTTGTGGAAGCAATTTATCATTGTTGTTTGGCGAGTTTGGCAACAGCACTGGAGGACGCCGAGTTATATCTGGGCTAAGGCTGCACTCTGCATTGGTTCC GGGCTTTTCATTGGCTTTAGTTTCTTCAAGAGTGGAACCTCGCAACAGGGCCTACAGAACCAGCTTTTCTCCGTCTTCATG CTCTTTACTATTTTCGGTCAACTTGTCCAGCAGATGTTACCCAACTTC GTGACACAAAGGAGCCTGTACGAAGTGAGAGAGCGACCGTCAAAGACATATTCTTGGAAAGTCTTCATCATGAGCAATGTCATCGCTGAAATTCCTTGGTCCA TCTTGATGGGTGTTGTCATTTACTTCACCTGGTACTATCCTATTGGCTACTATCGAAACGCGATTCCAACAGACGCTGTACATCTCCGTGGTGCTCTCATGTTCCTCTACATTGAGATGTTCATGCTCTTCACATCGACTTTCGCAATTATGATTGTGGCAGGTATAGATACGGCGGAGACAGCTGGTAACATTGCgaaccttctcttcttaaTGTGCCTTATCTTCTGCGG TGTTCTCGCAACTAAAGAGACTTTCCCCCACTTCTGGATCTTCATGTACCGAGTATCGCCGTTCACGTATCTGGTCGAGGGTATGTTGGGTGTGGCCATCGCCAATACCAACATCGTCTGTGCCGACAATGAGTTGTTAACGTTTAATCCGCCTTCCGGACGGACTTGCGGACAATACATGTCAAATTACATCGCAGCTGCTGGAGGATATTTGACCAACGAGGATGCCACGACTGGGTGCAGTTTCTGTTCCATGAGTGAGACGAATGCCTTCTTGGCTCAGTTTGATATCTATTATAGCCATAA GTGGAGAGACTTCGGTCTTCTTTGGATCTTCGTGATCTTCAATGCGGTGGCCGCTGTTGCTATCTATTACGTTGCTCGGGTG CCTAAGAACACTGGAAAAGAGCAAGCGTCCGAGCCTGAACaattggagaagagtgCAGGGCTTGAGACCACAGAGAAGCGGAGCAGGAGATCGGAGTCAACGTAA
- a CDS encoding sugar transporter, putative yields MTSDQQHPHSGFHDIQAIPLEMNEKDNELIHTERLQTAEEIRKTMSKGEAVQMRSKFADLGTIQALKEYKLLGFVAMAAAFSASLDGYQINLNGGIVSNKGFIQQMAAPGTEAIDGKYVSAWGGIQSAGQTLGQIFLQYATDALGRKYALYILWVFLVASIFAETFASHWSHWLVAKLFSGMGVGMLQATMPVYLSEVAPSQLRGFFINAYSFWFCLGQLAASIALNELNDMKPYDFRTAIYTQWPMVGVMGIVFLLLPESPWWLVSKGKLEKGSKMLSRYQGHLQGYSVEEEVAIMTATLEEAKLIAKRQGQEGQLAVFKGSNLLRLFIASWPKMIQQFVGLSVFNTYATYFFQLAGNSNPFLVTVILSCVQLISMLITVSLSDNIGRRPLTVYPYGITVLSVLSLGIIGCFDYTSKSLGSLLIFFACLATFSTTGASAIGYAYAAEIPTQRLRAQTAGWGLALSNMVAIMFSFCTPLMLNGKAKWNVKTGFFFAGTGSVATVVGWFILPEVARRTPAEIDELFEKKVNPRKFKGYVTDVEISYREANETSA; encoded by the exons ATGACCTCCGACCAACAGCACCCTCACTCAGGGTTCCACGATATTCAAGCTATCCCTCTCGAGATGAACGAGAAAGACAATGAGCTCATTCACACTGAACGTCTTCAAACCGCCGAAGAGATTCGAAAGACCATGTCCAAGGGCGAGGCGGTGCAGATGAGGTCCAAGTTTGCCGACTTGGGTACCATCCAAGCCCTCAAGGAATACAAGCTCTTAGGTTTCGTCGCAATGGCAGCGGCCTTCAGTGCTTCACTTGACGGCTATC AAATCAACTTGAACGGTGGTATCGTCTCCAACAAAGGTTTCATTCAACAGATGGCAGCCCCAGGCACTGAAGCTATCGATGGAAAGTACGTCTCGGCATGGGGTGGTATCCAATCTGCCGGCCAAACCTTAGGGCAAATC TTTCTTCAATACGCTACAGACGCTCTCGGTCGAAAATACGCCCTCTATATCCTATGGGTCTTCCTCGTAGCTTCCATCTTCGCCGAAACCTTTGCTAGCCACTGGTCCCACTGGCTTGTCGCCAAACTCTTCTCTGGTATGGGTGTCGGTATGTTGCAAGCAACGATGCCGGTCTATTTGAGTGAAGTAGCGCCTTCTCAGCTTCGAggtttcttcatcaacgcCTACTCATT TTGGTTTTGCCTCGGTCAACTTGCAGCTTCTATCGCGCTCAATGAGCTCAATGATATGAAGCCTTACGATTTCCGAACTGCCATTTACACTCAG TGGCCAATGGTCGGTGTCATGGGtatcgtcttcctcttacTTCCTGAATCTCCTTGGTGGCTTGTCAGTAAAGGCAAGCTTGAAAAGGGTTCCAAAATGTTGTCAAGATATCAAGGTCATCTCCAAGGCTACTccgttgaagaagaagtt GCCATCATGACAGCTACactggaagaagccaagCTCATCGCCAAACgtcaaggacaagaaggtcaaTTGGCAGTATTCAAGGGAAGCAACTTACTCCGTCTGTTCATTGCTTCTTGGCCGAAAATGATTCAGCAATTCGTTGG TCTCTCTGTCTTCAACACTTACGCTACCTACTTCT TCCAACTTGCGGGTAACAGCAACCCCTTCCTCGTTAccgtcatcctctcctGTGTCCAGCTCATTTCTATGCTCATCACCGTCTCCCTCAGTGACAATATCGGCCGTCGACCGCTTACTGTCTACCCATATGGAATCACTGTCCTCTCTGTTCTTTCGCTTGGTATTATCGGCTGTTTCGACTACACCAGCAAATCTCTGGGTTCTCTCCTC ATCTTCTTTGCATGTCTCGCCACCTTCTCAACTACCGGCGCTTCCGCTATCGGCTACGCCTATGCTGCTGAAATCCCTACTCAACGACTTCGAGCCCAAACTGCAGGCTGGGGTCTTGCGTTGTCCAACATGGTTGCCATCATGTTCTCTTTCTGCACTCCGCTCATGCTTAATGGTAAGGCTAAATGGAATGTCAAGACGGGATTCTT CTTTGCCGGAACAGGCTCGGTCGCTACTGTCGTTGGGTGGTTTATCCTTCCTGAAGTTGCCCGTAGGACACCTGCCGAGATCGACGAGCT gtttgagaagaaggtcaatCCACGCAAGTTCAAAGGTTACGTTACAGACGTCGAGATCTCTTACCGAGAGGCAAACGAGACTTCTGCTTAA